The Lathyrus oleraceus cultivar Zhongwan6 chromosome 5, CAAS_Psat_ZW6_1.0, whole genome shotgun sequence genome includes the window GTGGGAATTTCATCCAATATCTTCCTATAAACCGCCATTTAGATGTTTTTACTCTTAAGGTTGGAACTTCGAATCAGACACGCCTCTAACCCATTGGGCGGAAGTGATTATAGCGAGCGTTCTTTGACACAAACGTCGATTATATCGACTTGAAACAAGAATACCTTAATGAAGGATTTTTCATGAGTTTGCACAAAATAAACTCAATTTTCTCATCCCTTACTTCAAAGGTCAACTTTCCCTTTTTAACATCAAATATAGCTTCGGTTGTAGCTAGAAAAGGTCTACCTAGAAGAATAAGGATTTGAGAATCCTCTTATATCTCCATGATGACAAAATCAGTAGGAATAAAGAGTTTCCCAATCCTTATGGTGCCTATTACACGGGGAATTGAGATACTCTCGGGATCTTTAAACTTCAGTggaaatttattttaaattaaagtGTTGTAATCAACAACCATCACAACATTCTCATGGTCCTCTAATTTACTTTTGTTAAAGAGGATTTCTTTGAGAAATTTAGTATAGGTATACATCTAAGATAAAGCCTTTGTAAATGGAACATTGATGTGGAACTTTTTCAGCAGCTCCTTAAATTTCTTAAACTGGTTTTAGCTTAGCCTTGGCAAACCTATATGGGAATGAGATGGGTGGTCTATAAGGAGGGGGAGCAACATAGGATTCATCCTTCTCTTCCTCTTTAACAATCTCCATCACAAGTGGTGTAGGCTCACTCTCTTTTACTTATTCACTTCTCTCACCAAAATCCCCCACTTACTTACCACTTCTAGTTGTCACAATATTCATTTGTCCCCTTAGAATTAGGTTTAGGTTATCCTAGAAAGGTCCATGGAGTGACAGATAATGATGTTTATTGTGTGCTACTTGAGAGATTCGGGTCTCTAGCATCTTATTATGGGTAAAAATGGTCTCTACCTTAGTTGTTGGCTTTGTAAGAATCACATTTGTGTGGAGATTTTGGTTTCTAAAATCCTCATTTTGGCAAGTTTATGTAATCACAAAATTCTCCATTAATATTTCAATATTAGATTTCTTAGGGGCAACAACTACTCCCTTTTTTGAAAAACTGGAGGTCCCATGGCAATTTGAGGATAGTTGTTCTCATAGAAAATATTAGGGTGTTATCTCTACTCGGGATTGTAGGTATTAGAATATGGATTTCTGCGTTGATTACTTTTAACGTGGTTAACATTATCTTGGCTGATTCCTCCAGTGAGGACCATTTGGAAATCAACTGCGAAATATTAACAAAGATGGAGAAAGATTGGATTGATACAAATTTTGGGCTTAATGATGGGCGAATTAAAAGATTTAGAGCATAACTATAGCCATTGGTTTGATTTATCGATTTGACGGTTCATAAAGAGTAAATTCGAGAACATAACCAAATCATATCGATTTTTATTGATTCGGTTTTGGAACTAaaccaaaaaaaatcaaaaaaatagTTCTAATTCAATTTAGTTTGAATTGTcaattttaatttgtttttttaatcAATTTACACTCTTAATTTAAGTTCGACCCGCAAATTCTAATACTCCTTTCGATCTAATTTATAACAGGAAATTTActttttaaataaattaaataattaatatatttaatctatatataattaatatatttatCCTATCTAATAAAATAAATTGTCTCTCATAAATAGGGTCGCAGTTAACAATAAATACTCAAATTAAATTTTGAGAAAAACACTATATTTATTTGAGTCATCATCAGACATGAAAATTATAATTTTACTAGAAGGCATTAGAGACATTGATTGATTTGTTTGATTTTTGTGTTGGGCTTTTGCCCTCTCAAAATATTTcttaaaaatatattaaattaaatGTAAAATTTGAATGCTATCGTGGACAATTATATATACCTATTAGTAATCTcttaattaataaaatatatttctTTCTTCAATTTTAATAAAAACAGTCACCACATATACTTAGAATTAAATTAGTCGAATATCCTAGAACATAGTAAATGTCATCTTGATTTCATGTGTGGTGTCATAATGAAATCATGTGTGTGCAACGTCCACACTTGTTAGAATCTAAATAGTTTTTCAAAAAGTTATAAAAAATTCATGTGTCTATCTAGATTCACCTTATGTAGTAAAATAAAATGCATCTGATTTTTGAAGAACATCAATGGTAGTAAGAGATGGAGAAGTCTATCATGTGACATCACCAAACATCATGTATAAAGTGGGAAAAATAATAAAGATAAAGAAAATGAAATATATGCAAGGTTTAAAATTTCATATAGGGACCAAATTGTTTTCTTACATTTTTGTTACATGTGTCAATTATGTAATTTCACATTTTTCCATAATTAGGTCATTGCCCTTTCTTTTACTATATATAGAACTACTAACCAAGAAATGAATGAACCAAAACCTCATCATAACATCATGAAACTCACACTCTCACTCTTGTTCCTCTCCCTCTCCCTCTCCCTAGTCCAAGGACTAAACCCTAAATGTGACATCCAAGACCATAGCTCAACCCTCCAAGTGATCCATGTATTCAGTCCATGTTCTCCATTTAAGCCATCAAAACCACTTTCATTTGAAGAAACCATCCTCCAAATGCAATCAAAAGACCAAACTAGACTTCAATTTCTTGATAGTTTAGTAGCTAAGAGATCCATTGTACCTATTGCTTCTGGTAGACAGATTATTCAAAGTCCAACTTATATTGTTAGGGCTAAAATTGGTAATCCACCTCAAACATTGCTTTTGGCTATGGATACTAGTAATGATGCTGCTTGGATTCCTTGTACTGCTTGTGACGGTTGTTCTTCCACTTTGTTTGCTCCTGAAAAATCAACCACTTTTAAGAATGTTACATGTGATGCTCCTCAATGCAAACAGGTAAAAATTATACTCCATTAAATCCTTATTATAAAAAAATCAATGTATCTGATCCATATATATTTTATACGATCACATTGTATTGGCAATGGTTTATCGTGATTTTACAATcttatttattattaatttaaatatttaattaaaaaaattatattacaGTAGTAATTTTGCTATTTTATTTTCATAGTTTTCTTGATATATTTTCAGTGGGATGAGTTATTATTGTTGAAAGTGTTTGTATAATGATTTGCTGTTATACGTGATTTTAATAGAGGGAAGTTGAAATAATGGTGtttttttttttaacttttatGATTATATGCAAAATCTAATTATTGTTTTCATGTTTAGTTTAGTAAACCGAATCTTAAACAGAACAAGAAAGTAGATTTATGCATGATTAAAATTACAATAATTGTGGAATATTTGATTTGATGTGTTAAAAATTGGATTTCCAAAAAATACTTTTTAGTTTTTTATTTAGTAACCAGAATCATAACATAGGATATTATAGTATTTTTTTATAATTTCATTATAATATCCTAAGATACTCCTTAACTTTGTCAATTGACATATcttaatttataaaataaaaaagagtCACGTGAACTCAAAATTCAAATGCACCAGCTGTATAAGTCACAATTCTGTGAAGTGTTTGTACTTTACTGAAAATGATATCTACAAAATTAAAATATTAGGTCACATCATATTTTTTCATGATAATTTTAAAGCTAAAATGATCCAATAAAATAAACTATATAATAGATAATATCAATTTGATATATTTTTAaaagattacatgtccaagaacATGGCATGAATTTTTTTTACATCATCTTTACATGGAAATGGAAGGGTAATTTTTTTACCATGAAAGGGACTCTAAAAAAGACTATTATTATTTACATTGAAATATGTAACTTTTGTCCCATTGTTTATAGGTGGGGTTGACTTATATTTAGCCAAATCAATAAATCCAAAATCTTGAAAACTATGTGCACTTTATGGCAGGCAAAGGTTCACGTGACTTGGAGTTTTCTAAATGTAATTTTTCTTTTTTGTTGTTGTCCATTTTTAAAACTTGAACCGAACCCGTCGATTTAATCGGTTGAAAAGAAAAATGACCAATTCTTTAGTTGGTTTATTCTCAATTATATTGAACTGGTTTGACATCAGAACAACATTTCTTATATTCTGATGAAGATAATATTTTCGCGGTTTTTTAGATTCTAAGTTGAATTTCTTTTAGTTGGTTGAATTTCAGTTGGTTGAACcgatttttattaatttatttttaaatatttattatttagTCAAATAATCATTGACTCGATTAAACTATCTAGCTATGATCTCGAGGTCGCATTgattaattttcattttattttaaatttttgaTTGTGAATTAATTGTAActttttatttattcattttttagGTACCAAACCCTAGTTGTGGTGTGAGTTCATGCAACTTTAACCTAACCTATGGAAGTTCCACTATATCATCAAACTTGGTCCAAGACACTGTTACCTTAGCCACTGACCCAATTCCTGGTTACACCTTTGGTTGTGTCTCAAAAACCACAGGAACTTCTGCTCCACCACAAGGTCTATTGGGCTTGGGCCGAGGCCCATTATCACTTTTATCTCAAACCCAAAACCTCTATCAATCCACATTCTCTTACTGCTTGCCAAGCTTCAAGTCTCTTAATTACTCTGGATCTTTAAGACTTGGGCTTAGTGCTCAGCCCAAGAGGATCAAATTTACCCCTCTTCTCAAGAATCCTAGAAGATCATCACTCTATTATGTTAATTTGGAAGCTATTAGGGTTGGTCGGAAAGTCGTCGACATTCCTCCGACCGCATTGGCGTTCAATCCGTCCACTGGAGCTGGTACCATCTTTGATTCCGGTAAATACTCTTACTCGAACATAAAACATATCGTTAAATTTTTTCTGAGAGATATTTTAACCGAATCTTAATCGTAAAAATTTTAATGATGTATATATTCTAAAACAAATTTTTActtatttaaaaaatatatatattaatagtgtatatcaattaaatttttaaaaaaaataataaaaataatatgaTATTACTTCGATTTATTTACCTTAACCATATGATGATTCTTTTGTATTTATATTGTTAAACATGACTAGGTACCGTGTTCACCCGACTAGTTGCACCAGCCTATGTGGCCGTCCGAGACGAGTTTCGTCGAAGAGTTGGGCCGAACCTAACTGTGACAACCCTAGGAGGGTTTGACACATGTTACAATGTACCGATAGTTGTACCCACAATAACGTTCATGTTCACGGGCATGAACGTGACACTACCAGAAGACAACATCCTTATCCATAGCACGGCCGGAAGCACCACGTGCTTGGCCATGGCGTCCGCACCCGATAACGTGAACTCGGTGTTGAACGTCATAGCCAACATGCAGCAACAAAATCATCGTCTCCTCTTCGACGTCCCCAATTCTAGGGTTGGAGTTGCTCGTGAGCTATGTACTTAATAAAATGTTCACCACATATAATCTTATGTCAATATGACATTAGAAGACTTGTTCGGGTAATGGTAATATTTGTACTTTATTTATATTGATGGATTTAATTTTAGCTTATGGTGATTTTGAGCTAAGAACTCTATATTGTGTGGATTTAATTTCTAAAGGTGAGTTATATTTGTAGCTTTGTAATGGTATATGTACCTATAGCTAGCTATGTCCTTTTTATTCATGTTGATTGAATTGATGAGACTTCAATAATTAGTTGATCCTGCAAGCTCACGGGTCATGcaatatatttatttttctttgtttttttaagaatatatatttatgttataaCATTATGGGGGTAATGTCCATTTATTACATAAAACTTTGATATAATTTTACTCATGTAAGGATTTGATAAGATTAAATTAATTAGATGATATTTACTGAGACTTTTTTTTAATGACATGTGACATTCTCTTATTTACCAAGAGTCGCAATACAAATGGAGTTTCTCATATTCTACGTCAACATTAAAGATGTATCATTCTCTTTCTACATAGAGAAAGTTAGTTACAAAAATTCAAATATCTACTAATATTCTAACAAAGATTGTTTAATTTGTTATGAAATGCATCAAAATTGAGATGAGTGCCATTTTTCTTCATTATCTATCTTGTGTGAAGGAAAGTCGTGGTCATCGGGGGCTTCGACTTTCATCAATCCAAAAATAAAATCACTACTACATTTGCTTCATAAGAATCATCGAAGGATTTTTCACTATAATAACATAACTGATTACAACCattaaaatattattaataaaatcTAAGATTTATCGCACAGAGAATCTAATTTAACTAAATTTCTTTAACTTCTCAAATGTATAGGCTTAACTATGTCATTTGAGGATATACAACTTGAATAAAAAAAGTGTTTAACTGTTTAAAAAATAACTCACTAGAGAAGATATGAAGTTATTTCCATACAAGTGTTTAGTTTTACACATAAAGTATTTGATACGAGGTTGAGTTGTGACTTAAAAATTTCTATTTGGATTTCATTCTTTCCAATAttgaaaataatatatatatatatatatatatatatatatatatatatatatatatatatatatatatatatatatatatatatatatattaaagaGATTGACATTTATGGAATCTTGGTAAAACAGTTTTTTTGTGGGGATTTTTTTTAATAGTTATATATTTGTAGAAGTCCTAATTCGGGACGCTCTCGCCTAGAGGTCGGTCGTTTGGGTGATGACCCAGAGACCCGCCTAGAAGAAACCCTGACGTGTGAGTCAAGAAAGAAGGCGTCTCTACTAACTCCTGAAATGTAGATTGTCAATAACTTCCTTGGAGAGGAAGGGAGTAGTTGACGCCACTAAGAGTGACTAAAACCCTAGGATCTATAGACCTCTATAAATATATCTCCTCTCAAGGAGAAGGTACAAACCCCAAGTAATACACATTCTTTACACCCTAAAGAGAGTAATGCTCACTACAGTCTTAACACACGATCGTTGATGATTATACGCTAGTTATCAAACATCAACGTCACACGTGAGCAGGTCTCCTAAATCACCTTAAAACACCACCGTACAGGGCTTCTCTTCGTCGCGTGCAAGCCTTCACCACCATATTTTGTTATAAACGTAATAAGGAATCTGATTCTCCTTACCCTTGCATGGGGGAACATGCACACCTTCACTTCTTTACCATTACAGTGGTGTTCTTTGTGGGGCCTGGTAAAACTAACTTGGGATACACCCTTTTTCATCACCATCACTCTCCCCCCTGTTACCCTTCACTCCTACATTTATTCACATTCAGTTATGGTTAATAGAAGAGCCCAATCTCCTTCGCTAGAAGGCACCAGCGGTAGCAGTGATGCTGACGCCCTAGTGGAGGTGCATGTGGCCATGGACGAATAACATCGTCATAAACAGACGTTGGAAGATGACTTCCGCATCATCAGTCAGCGCCAACAAGATTCCAACCCCATAGAGGAAATGGAATTTTCAGACCCCTAACCATTCTTAGACGAGATATGGGGGGCGCCTGTCACAGAAGGTTTCGAACCTCTCTCCTTAACCAAGTTTGATTGACACAATGGCCCCTATGAACATGTTGCTTCCATCAATACACATATGACCATCATAGGTGCTCCCGACTCCCTGAAATGCTACCTACTATCCGGAACTTTCGGGGAAGACGCCCTTACATGGTATATGGGTTTATCCCATGCTTCTATCAACAGTTAC containing:
- the LOC127085839 gene encoding aspartyl protease AED3, yielding MNEPKPHHNIMKLTLSLLFLSLSLSLVQGLNPKCDIQDHSSTLQVIHVFSPCSPFKPSKPLSFEETILQMQSKDQTRLQFLDSLVAKRSIVPIASGRQIIQSPTYIVRAKIGNPPQTLLLAMDTSNDAAWIPCTACDGCSSTLFAPEKSTTFKNVTCDAPQCKQVPNPSCGVSSCNFNLTYGSSTISSNLVQDTVTLATDPIPGYTFGCVSKTTGTSAPPQGLLGLGRGPLSLLSQTQNLYQSTFSYCLPSFKSLNYSGSLRLGLSAQPKRIKFTPLLKNPRRSSLYYVNLEAIRVGRKVVDIPPTALAFNPSTGAGTIFDSGTVFTRLVAPAYVAVRDEFRRRVGPNLTVTTLGGFDTCYNVPIVVPTITFMFTGMNVTLPEDNILIHSTAGSTTCLAMASAPDNVNSVLNVIANMQQQNHRLLFDVPNSRVGVARELCT